In Rhizobium sp. WSM4643, the following are encoded in one genomic region:
- the rpsU gene encoding 30S ribosomal protein S21, with protein MQVLVRDNNVDQALRALKKKMQREGIFREMKMRDYYEKPSQKRAREKAEAVRRVRKLARKRAQREGLVAAR; from the coding sequence GTGCAGGTACTTGTCCGCGATAACAATGTTGATCAGGCTCTCCGCGCTCTCAAGAAGAAGATGCAGCGCGAAGGCATTTTCCGCGAAATGAAGATGCGCGACTACTACGAGAAGCCGTCGCAGAAGCGTGCTCGCGAAAAGGCCGAGGCTGTTCGCCGTGTTCGCAAGCTGGCCCGTAAGCGCGCTCAGCGCGAGGGTCTGGTTGCAGCGCGCTGA
- a CDS encoding tetratricopeptide repeat protein: MAVNIFKPSRALRLQKMAFLPALALAAMFGLAGCETTNTSDAVISIDKAQGSEENIASLTAVINANPRDPEGYNVRGSAYGRAGQFRPALNDFNTALQINPRFFQAYANRALVYRNMGQQAQAIADYNAALQINPSYDVAYIGRGNVYRMAGQDDQAFNDFDKAIQLGTTDGRAYHNRGLIYQKRNQQDKAIDDFSKAISLAPNSPEPYNGRGISYIALNDDDNAFADFNHAIELNGNIAESWANQALVYERRGDKAKAARSYRHAVGLDAKYQPARDGLARVGVAPAG; this comes from the coding sequence ATGGCTGTCAACATCTTCAAACCGTCCCGCGCTTTGCGCTTGCAGAAAATGGCATTCCTGCCCGCTTTGGCGCTGGCAGCAATGTTCGGGCTCGCCGGCTGCGAGACGACCAATACCTCGGATGCCGTGATTAGCATCGATAAGGCGCAGGGTTCGGAAGAGAACATCGCCTCGCTGACGGCGGTCATCAACGCCAATCCGAGGGATCCCGAAGGTTACAACGTCCGTGGTTCCGCCTATGGTCGCGCTGGCCAGTTCCGCCCGGCGCTGAACGATTTCAACACGGCGCTGCAGATCAATCCGCGGTTTTTCCAGGCTTACGCCAACCGCGCCCTCGTCTATCGCAATATGGGCCAACAGGCCCAGGCGATTGCCGACTACAATGCCGCCCTGCAGATCAATCCGAGCTACGACGTTGCCTATATCGGCCGTGGCAATGTCTACCGCATGGCCGGCCAAGACGACCAGGCCTTCAACGATTTCGACAAGGCGATCCAGCTCGGCACCACCGATGGCCGCGCCTATCACAATCGTGGCCTGATCTATCAGAAGCGCAATCAGCAGGATAAGGCGATCGACGATTTCTCGAAAGCGATCTCGCTCGCGCCGAATTCGCCAGAGCCCTATAATGGCCGCGGCATTTCCTATATCGCGCTGAACGACGATGACAACGCCTTTGCCGATTTCAACCATGCGATCGAGCTCAACGGCAACATCGCCGAATCCTGGGCCAACCAGGCGCTCGTCTACGAACGCCGCGGCGACAAGGCGAAGGCGGCCCGCTCCTATCGCCACGCGGTCGGCCTCGATGCCAAATACCAGCCGGCTCGCGACGGGCTTGCCCGCGTCGGCGTGGCCCCAGCCGGCTAA
- a CDS encoding sensor histidine kinase — protein sequence MKIVALFFPKASIGTYLVAMAVAIAVPIFAFVALLLLQLEDNQRSTLKRETAQDALALSRIIDRQLQDMATTLRLLSSSPELENGNLASFHERTETALRDNTLFVIAVDRTGQQLLNTRQAFGTPLGKTANMTALEAAMASGRIEASDVFRGRTSGEWVYNVTLPRKNDPVAALIITQDAKDLGKLVTTEGLAPGWSAAVIDESGHVVAATGPANLESGTPFDPRILPALTAPRGVFQDEKILPHMLLGYAQIPGWSWKTVIWGPIAQASILSTWRFLIIGGVALVLVAVLAAYAVARQVRTTIRDIADMANRMGEGHIVSPVETSVIEANQVAIALSNASFDRSQTEDRLRFVMHELVHRTKNLLTLAQAMMRQLAKQSDSVETFRAAVADRLEGLVRSIELLTSEQWGGVSLRRVVDIHLHAFPQSREQIDISGEDFVLKPDAVQNLGLALHELATNSVKYGALSVPQGRVRFEWRDVKEEDKPEALLRFTWEERGGPPVTEQPSRSGFGTTVIKAHAASAFRGTVEIDFRPEGLLWVLTAQRATLERE from the coding sequence ATGAAGATCGTCGCGCTGTTCTTTCCGAAAGCCTCGATCGGAACCTACCTCGTCGCCATGGCGGTGGCGATCGCAGTGCCGATCTTCGCCTTCGTGGCGCTGCTTCTGCTGCAGCTGGAGGATAACCAGCGTTCGACGCTGAAGCGCGAGACGGCCCAGGATGCGCTTGCCCTTTCGCGCATCATCGACCGCCAGCTTCAGGACATGGCAACGACCCTGCGGCTGCTTTCGAGTTCGCCGGAGCTTGAAAACGGCAATCTCGCCTCCTTCCACGAGCGCACCGAAACAGCCCTTAGAGACAACACGCTTTTCGTCATCGCCGTGGACCGCACCGGCCAGCAGCTACTGAACACGCGCCAGGCGTTCGGCACGCCGCTCGGCAAGACGGCGAATATGACAGCCCTCGAAGCGGCCATGGCTTCCGGTCGCATCGAGGCATCGGACGTCTTTCGCGGCCGGACCAGCGGCGAATGGGTCTACAACGTCACCCTGCCACGTAAGAATGATCCGGTTGCGGCCCTCATCATCACGCAGGACGCCAAAGATCTGGGCAAGCTCGTGACCACCGAAGGCCTTGCGCCCGGCTGGTCGGCGGCCGTCATCGATGAGAGCGGCCACGTCGTTGCAGCCACCGGCCCTGCCAATCTCGAATCCGGCACGCCCTTCGATCCACGCATTCTGCCGGCGCTCACCGCGCCCCGCGGCGTCTTCCAAGACGAGAAGATCCTGCCGCACATGCTGCTCGGTTATGCCCAAATTCCCGGTTGGTCGTGGAAGACGGTGATCTGGGGACCGATCGCCCAGGCGTCGATCCTCAGCACCTGGCGTTTCCTCATCATCGGTGGCGTGGCACTGGTGCTTGTCGCCGTCCTGGCTGCCTATGCCGTCGCACGGCAGGTGCGCACTACCATCCGCGATATCGCCGACATGGCGAACCGCATGGGTGAAGGCCATATCGTCTCACCGGTCGAGACCAGCGTCATCGAGGCGAACCAGGTGGCGATTGCCCTTTCGAATGCCTCTTTCGACCGTAGCCAGACCGAAGACCGGCTGCGTTTCGTCATGCACGAGCTCGTCCACCGCACCAAGAATCTTCTGACACTTGCCCAGGCAATGATGCGCCAGCTCGCCAAGCAGTCAGATAGCGTCGAGACCTTCCGCGCGGCCGTCGCCGACCGCCTCGAGGGGTTGGTTCGGTCGATCGAGCTCCTGACTAGCGAACAATGGGGAGGCGTCTCACTGCGGCGGGTCGTCGACATCCATTTGCACGCCTTCCCGCAATCGCGCGAGCAGATCGACATCAGCGGCGAAGACTTCGTGCTGAAACCGGATGCCGTGCAGAATCTCGGTCTCGCCTTGCATGAACTCGCCACCAATTCGGTGAAGTACGGTGCGCTCTCCGTACCGCAAGGCCGTGTCCGCTTCGAATGGCGCGACGTCAAGGAGGAAGACAAGCCGGAGGCCCTGCTCCGCTTCACCTGGGAAGAGCGCGGCGGCCCACCGGTCACCGAGCAGCCATCGCGCTCGGGCTTCGGCACGACCGTTATCAAAGCCCATGCCGCCTCCGCCTTTCGCGGCACGGTTGAGATCGACTTCCGGCCCGAGGGCCTATTATGGGTGCTGACGGCGCAGCGCGCCACGCTGGAGCGGGAATAA
- a CDS encoding DUF992 domain-containing protein, which yields MFKQTMIAAAALTAAAWASPAGAENYVTLGRLVCGSDGGQGLIVTSQKNLICTYTPAAGGAKAVYAGKIEKFGLDIGQTGKSVMIWQVLAKTGTDIPQFALAGEYYGIGADASIGAGAGAKVIAGGTDRAFMLQPLNVQAQEGLNLAIGVEKMTLVPGET from the coding sequence ATGTTCAAGCAAACGATGATCGCCGCCGCGGCATTGACGGCCGCTGCCTGGGCGAGCCCGGCGGGCGCGGAAAACTATGTCACGCTTGGCCGTCTTGTCTGCGGATCCGATGGCGGCCAGGGTCTGATCGTCACCTCGCAGAAGAACCTCATCTGCACCTATACGCCGGCGGCCGGCGGCGCCAAGGCGGTCTATGCCGGCAAAATCGAGAAATTCGGCCTCGATATCGGCCAGACCGGCAAGAGCGTCATGATCTGGCAGGTGCTGGCAAAGACCGGCACGGATATTCCGCAATTCGCCCTTGCCGGCGAATATTACGGGATCGGCGCCGACGCAAGCATCGGTGCAGGCGCCGGCGCCAAGGTCATCGCCGGCGGCACCGACAGGGCCTTCATGCTGCAGCCGTTGAACGTCCAGGCTCAGGAAGGTCTGAACCTGGCGATCGGCGTCGAGAAGATGACACTCGTGCCCGGCGAGACCTGA